A window from Pseudomonadota bacterium encodes these proteins:
- the dapF gene encoding diaminopimelate epimerase has translation MSEFEFFKMSASGNDFILIDNMDGRISKKYKKIADFVAKICRRRHSVGADGVILIERSTKANFRWKFFNADGSEAEMCGNGGRCAARFAFIKGIAGKEMAFETIAGIIRAVVDETSVKLQLTTPSDIKLDYPINLEEKEIFLSSVNTGVPHAILLSDDIDHVPVEELGRVIRYHKAFGEKGTNVDFVQIVDRENILIRTYERGVEGETYACGTGSVAAGVILAKKGLIESPVNIITRGGETLKVYIDDEVYLEGNARIIYTGILNDEAIL, from the coding sequence ATGTCAGAATTTGAATTTTTCAAAATGAGCGCAAGCGGCAACGATTTTATACTAATCGACAATATGGACGGAAGGATAAGCAAAAAGTATAAAAAAATTGCAGATTTTGTTGCTAAAATATGCAGAAGGCGTCACTCCGTCGGCGCAGACGGTGTAATACTGATTGAGCGCTCAACAAAAGCAAACTTTCGCTGGAAATTTTTTAATGCAGACGGCTCAGAGGCGGAGATGTGTGGAAATGGCGGCAGGTGCGCTGCACGGTTTGCCTTCATAAAAGGAATTGCAGGAAAAGAGATGGCCTTTGAAACAATTGCCGGGATTATCAGAGCAGTAGTAGATGAAACAAGTGTTAAGCTTCAGCTTACAACTCCTTCTGATATAAAACTCGACTACCCGATAAACCTTGAAGAAAAAGAAATATTTTTAAGCAGTGTAAACACCGGAGTTCCCCATGCAATTCTCCTTTCCGATGACATTGACCATGTTCCAGTGGAAGAACTGGGAAGAGTTATCAGATATCACAAAGCCTTTGGCGAAAAAGGAACAAATGTTGATTTCGTACAAATTGTTGACAGAGAAAATATCCTGATCAGAACATATGAAAGGGGTGTGGAAGGCGAAACCTACGCATGCGGCACAGGGTCAGTTGCAGCAGGTGTAATCCTGGCAAAAAAGGGACTTATTGAAAGCCCCGTTAATATTATTACAAGAGGCGGGGAAACACTCAAAGTTTATATTGACGATGAGGTATATCTCGAAGGCAATGCAAGGATTATTTATACTGGCATATTGAATGACGAGGCAATCCTGTAA
- the dapA gene encoding 4-hydroxy-tetrahydrodipicolinate synthase, with protein MELKGVYTALVTPFKNDKLDEGALKKLIALQIKGGVDGFVPCGSTGEASTLDYEEHKRVIELTVECAKRTVPVIAGTGSNSTKEAIELTSMAKQVGADKCLLTTPYYNKPTQEGLYRHFRKIAEEVDIPLILYNIPGRTGINMTPETVKRLAEIPNIEGIKEASGSLVQVAEIYRLTKGKFTILSGDDNLFLPMMSVGAVGVISVLSNMMPAQMKTLYQTFLEEKDIEKARDINAYLMPLFQGIFIETNPIPVKEALYYMGIIEEEFRLPLCTMSDANKIVMKSLLKEYGLLKKE; from the coding sequence ATGGAATTAAAGGGCGTATATACGGCTCTGGTGACACCATTTAAAAATGACAAGTTAGACGAAGGTGCTCTAAAAAAACTCATTGCACTTCAGATCAAAGGCGGTGTAGACGGCTTCGTGCCTTGCGGATCTACAGGTGAAGCATCGACGCTGGACTATGAAGAGCATAAGAGGGTAATAGAATTAACGGTCGAGTGTGCAAAAAGGACTGTACCTGTTATTGCCGGAACAGGTTCCAACAGCACAAAGGAGGCAATAGAGCTTACTTCAATGGCAAAACAGGTAGGTGCTGATAAGTGTCTTCTTACAACACCATATTATAACAAGCCTACTCAGGAGGGTTTGTACAGGCATTTCAGGAAAATTGCTGAAGAAGTGGATATTCCCTTGATTTTATACAATATACCAGGGAGAACAGGCATCAACATGACACCGGAAACAGTAAAACGACTGGCTGAAATCCCAAATATTGAGGGCATAAAAGAGGCATCAGGTTCACTCGTTCAGGTTGCAGAAATTTATCGTCTGACAAAGGGGAAATTCACAATACTTTCCGGCGACGACAACCTTTTTCTTCCTATGATGAGTGTCGGCGCTGTTGGAGTGATATCAGTCCTGTCAAATATGATGCCTGCGCAAATGAAAACGCTTTATCAAACATTCCTTGAAGAGAAGGATATAGAGAAAGCAAGAGATATTAACGCTTATCTTATGCCGCTTTTCCAGGGTATTTTTATCGAGACAAATCCGATTCCTGTAAAAGAAGCTCTTTACTATATGGGCATTATCGAAGAAGAATTCAGGCTCCCCTTATGCACCATGTCCGATGCAAACAAAATCGTTATGAAGAGCTTGCTAAAAGAATACGGGCTACTGAAAAAAGAGTAA
- the dapB gene encoding 4-hydroxy-tetrahydrodipicolinate reductase, whose amino-acid sequence MVKIIITGVCGKVGSSIFNLALNDKDLVVAGVVEDKTHPLIGKAIGPIEEKTGNPLYIEGDLTNIIKNCDVVIDFTEPNASLEYFRLARENKKAIVIGTTGFSESALTEIKGASNARVVISPNMSVGMNLMFQTVEMLSKIMKDDYDIEIIEMHHNMKKDAPSGTAVRLKDIVKASEPARNWIETFGRNGIVGERKKEELGILALRGGDVVGEHTVMFAGTGERLEITHRAYSRENFARGALLAAKWLTSQTNGIYSMKDVLGI is encoded by the coding sequence ATGGTTAAGATAATCATCACCGGCGTATGCGGAAAGGTGGGGAGCTCCATATTCAACCTTGCCTTAAACGATAAGGACCTTGTTGTGGCAGGAGTAGTGGAGGATAAAACTCATCCTCTTATCGGCAAAGCAATAGGGCCGATAGAAGAAAAAACAGGAAATCCTCTTTATATTGAGGGAGATCTCACCAATATTATAAAAAATTGTGATGTCGTCATTGATTTTACTGAACCGAATGCCTCCCTTGAGTATTTCAGGCTTGCAAGGGAAAATAAAAAGGCAATTGTCATCGGCACAACAGGTTTTTCTGAAAGTGCACTGACAGAAATAAAAGGGGCAAGCAACGCAAGGGTAGTCATATCACCAAACATGAGTGTGGGCATGAATCTAATGTTCCAGACGGTGGAAATGCTGTCTAAAATCATGAAAGACGACTACGATATAGAAATCATAGAAATGCACCATAATATGAAAAAGGATGCACCAAGCGGAACAGCGGTAAGACTCAAAGATATTGTAAAAGCTTCCGAGCCTGCAAGAAACTGGATCGAAACATTCGGCAGAAATGGTATTGTCGGGGAAAGAAAAAAGGAAGAACTGGGCATACTTGCTTTACGGGGTGGCGATGTCGTAGGCGAGCATACAGTCATGTTCGCAGGCACCGGTGAAAGGCTTGAAATAACTCACAGGGCATATTCCCGTGAGAACTTTGCGCGTGGCGCCTTGCTTGCTGCAAAGTGGCTTACAAGTCAGACAAACGGTATTTATTCTATGAAAGATGTGCTTGGGATCTGA
- a CDS encoding response regulator: MKKDNKIRMLIVDDDKEIRNILSIYLSKDVDSFIETAGTGEEAFSMHVNAPYDIVITDINMPGMTGIELIRKIKMMEDTAEFIIITGYASVDTAIEAVRVGAFDYVVKPFKFDELTIVINNAKDKVALRKANKELVQRLKDVYKEIDRYSKIKLDNNSADFSILLDK; this comes from the coding sequence ATGAAAAAAGACAACAAGATCAGAATGCTTATCGTTGATGATGATAAAGAAATACGTAATATTCTTTCTATTTATTTATCAAAAGACGTTGATTCCTTTATTGAAACCGCCGGAACAGGGGAAGAGGCATTTTCGATGCATGTTAATGCTCCATATGATATCGTTATTACAGATATCAATATGCCGGGTATGACAGGCATTGAGCTAATAAGAAAAATAAAAATGATGGAAGACACCGCTGAGTTTATTATAATAACGGGTTATGCCTCTGTTGATACAGCAATAGAAGCGGTCAGAGTAGGAGCATTTGATTATGTTGTAAAACCCTTTAAGTTCGATGAGCTCACAATAGTCATTAATAATGCGAAAGATAAGGTTGCTCTCAGAAAAGCAAATAAGGAGCTTGTGCAAAGGCTAAAAGACGTTTATAAAGAAATAGACAGGTATAGTAAAATAAAACTGGATAATAACTCTGCTGATTTTTCTATTCTTCTTGATAAATAA
- a CDS encoding NADH-quinone oxidoreductase subunit N → MLILPELNIFLFSILFLFISISNKKENILTYAKAISALVFFASLLSVTESGELFSGAYRIDLFSQIFKMLILLGFCLVTFMFENKNEIEDEYLPEYFMFLGFSALGLMMMTSSVELISIVISLEVSSYSLYVILPLRKSQTKIQIEASMKYLFFGAVSTGIMIFGMSYLYGIAHSTFLKDIIPVLPGFLNQPIGVMALIFTLTGFFFKLSLFPMHFWSPDIYEGASNTTTTFIGTIPKLAGAALLIRITMLAFPGSPQFINILIVLAAFSMTLGNLVGLVQKDIKRLLAYSGIAHAGYLMMGVLALSKEGNAAVFYYIAIYMFMNLACFYVVILLSKTGENVTIDDLAGLSKRSPLLALLLAVSAFSLAGIPPTGGFTGKLFLFMSAFKAGHLPIVLIGAVNTVISIFFYLNLVRMSYSKDVPLAEPLKLSFHEKVLCYLFIFLILYMGILPFGLFEIFKASI, encoded by the coding sequence ATGCTCATACTGCCTGAATTAAATATATTCCTTTTCTCGATACTGTTTCTGTTCATCTCGATCAGCAACAAAAAAGAAAATATACTTACTTATGCAAAAGCAATATCAGCACTTGTTTTTTTCGCATCTCTGCTAAGCGTGACAGAAAGTGGAGAATTGTTCTCCGGTGCATACAGAATTGATTTATTTTCACAGATATTCAAGATGCTTATTTTGCTTGGATTCTGCCTCGTAACATTCATGTTTGAAAATAAAAATGAAATTGAGGATGAATATTTACCTGAATATTTTATGTTTCTTGGATTTTCAGCTCTGGGCCTTATGATGATGACAAGCTCAGTAGAGCTTATTTCTATAGTGATATCCCTTGAAGTTTCGTCTTACAGTCTGTATGTTATCCTTCCGCTCAGAAAATCACAGACGAAAATACAGATTGAAGCATCAATGAAATACCTCTTTTTCGGGGCAGTATCAACGGGCATTATGATCTTCGGTATGAGCTATCTTTATGGTATTGCCCATTCAACATTTCTGAAAGATATTATTCCTGTGCTCCCAGGTTTTTTAAACCAGCCCATAGGCGTCATGGCGCTTATTTTTACACTGACAGGTTTTTTCTTCAAGCTTTCTCTGTTTCCGATGCATTTCTGGTCGCCCGATATTTATGAAGGTGCCTCAAATACAACAACAACGTTTATCGGAACTATTCCGAAGCTTGCAGGAGCTGCCCTGCTAATCAGGATCACGATGCTCGCTTTTCCAGGTTCTCCGCAATTTATAAATATACTAATTGTACTTGCAGCATTTTCTATGACATTAGGCAACCTTGTGGGGCTTGTCCAGAAGGATATAAAGAGACTGCTTGCTTATTCCGGTATTGCACATGCAGGATATCTGATGATGGGCGTTCTTGCATTGAGCAAAGAAGGAAATGCCGCTGTTTTTTACTATATTGCGATTTATATGTTTATGAATCTTGCCTGTTTTTATGTAGTAATATTGCTTTCAAAAACAGGTGAAAATGTGACAATAGATGATCTTGCCGGATTATCAAAAAGATCGCCGCTTCTTGCACTGCTTCTTGCTGTTTCTGCCTTCTCGCTGGCCGGCATACCTCCAACCGGTGGTTTTACAGGAAAACTCTTTCTTTTCATGAGCGCATTCAAGGCAGGTCATTTGCCTATTGTGCTTATCGGTGCCGTAAATACGGTAATATCTATTTTCTTCTATTTGAACCTTGTAAGGATGAGCTATTCAAAAGATGTTCCCTTAGCTGAACCACTCAAGCTATCTTTCCACGAGAAAGTTCTTTGCTATCTCTTTATATTTCTGATTCTTTATATGGGCATTCTCCCATTCGGTTTGTTTGAGATTTTCAAAGCCTCGATATAA
- a CDS encoding NADH-quinone oxidoreductase subunit M, translating into MGCERLKAMEQLIMMNPLDFPILSTTIFLPLLGALLILLMKNEKAMKVTGFITGLITFAVSLFLYFNFRTDTYNFQFGEHMQWIPTFNINYTLGIDGITIFLILLTTLLAPICILCSWTSIKERFKEFLFCILVMETAMIGVFCSLDLILFYIFWEAMLIPMYLLIAVWGGPRKDYASIKFFIYTLFGSVFLLVAIIALYLNNGTFSVLSASYKDYSMTFQTWVFLAFAIAFAIKVPMFPFHTWLPAAHTEAPTAGSVFLASVLLKMGTYGFLRFCLPIAPKASIYFAPLMITLSVIGIIYGGFVCLSQTDMKKLIAYSSVAHMGFVTLGIFSFTLFGLEGAMLQMLNHGITTGALFLCVGIIYERTHSREIYDNAGLGKIMPIYIGFFGFFSLSAFAFPGTNNFVGEIYVLIGTFLQHKLAGFLAVVGAVLAAAYMLRLLKQIIWGRVDKRVIADMNVREIIYLLPLALFVLWMGIFPRPFVAVIEKSLSFLMTQMRTYN; encoded by the coding sequence ATGGGATGTGAAAGGCTTAAAGCAATGGAACAGTTGATCATGATGAATCCTCTTGATTTTCCAATTCTCTCAACGACAATATTTCTCCCGCTTCTTGGAGCCTTATTGATCCTTCTCATGAAAAACGAAAAAGCGATGAAAGTTACCGGTTTTATCACCGGCCTTATTACTTTTGCCGTATCTCTGTTTTTATACTTTAACTTCAGAACGGATACATATAATTTTCAGTTCGGCGAGCATATGCAATGGATACCGACTTTTAACATAAATTATACCCTTGGTATAGATGGAATAACTATTTTCCTGATCCTGCTTACCACTCTTCTTGCACCGATATGTATACTCTGTTCATGGACTTCAATCAAGGAGAGGTTTAAAGAGTTTCTATTCTGTATACTCGTCATGGAAACAGCCATGATAGGAGTTTTCTGTTCGCTCGACCTTATTCTCTTCTATATCTTCTGGGAGGCAATGCTGATCCCAATGTATCTGCTGATTGCTGTATGGGGTGGTCCTCGCAAAGACTACGCATCGATAAAGTTCTTCATATATACATTGTTCGGAAGCGTTTTTCTCCTTGTCGCAATTATTGCGTTATATTTGAATAACGGGACATTCAGCGTTCTCAGCGCATCATATAAAGACTACAGCATGACCTTTCAAACATGGGTTTTCCTTGCTTTTGCCATTGCTTTTGCCATTAAAGTGCCTATGTTTCCTTTTCATACATGGCTTCCTGCAGCACACACAGAAGCGCCTACAGCAGGGAGCGTCTTTCTTGCAAGTGTACTTTTGAAAATGGGAACATATGGATTTTTACGGTTCTGCCTTCCCATAGCCCCGAAGGCAAGCATTTATTTTGCTCCGCTGATGATCACCCTTTCCGTTATCGGCATTATTTATGGCGGTTTTGTATGCCTTAGTCAAACAGATATGAAAAAGCTTATCGCTTATTCAAGCGTTGCCCATATGGGTTTTGTAACTCTGGGGATATTCTCCTTTACTCTCTTTGGACTTGAAGGAGCAATGCTCCAGATGCTCAATCACGGGATTACCACAGGGGCATTATTTCTCTGTGTAGGCATAATATATGAAAGAACGCACAGCCGTGAGATATACGATAATGCCGGTCTTGGAAAAATCATGCCAATATATATCGGATTTTTTGGATTCTTTTCCTTATCTGCATTTGCATTTCCCGGCACGAACAATTTTGTTGGTGAAATTTATGTTCTCATAGGAACATTTTTACAGCATAAGCTGGCCGGCTTCCTTGCGGTAGTGGGCGCAGTTCTTGCTGCTGCATATATGCTGAGACTTCTGAAGCAGATAATCTGGGGAAGGGTTGATAAAAGAGTGATTGCTGATATGAATGTCAGAGAAATAATATATCTGTTGCCTCTTGCGCTTTTTGTACTATGGATGGGTATTTTTCCGAGGCCATTTGTGGCTGTAATAGAAAAAAGCCTGTCATTCCTTATGACTCAAATGCGAACTTATAATTGA
- a CDS encoding Na(+)/H(+) antiporter subunit D — MDKWIHPATFYFIGSLLLPFIKNEKAKKFFILLVPILSIIDVALMQEGIFGKYSFVNTTLIFGRVDKLSLIFAWVFVIMAFLGALYGLHVKEDGHHVAGSFYIGSSLGAVFAGDYLTLFIFWEIMAFSSVFLVWYRKEQKSIDAGYRYLLVHVFGGLLFFTGMMLYYYKTGNLLFDRVAQANAGLPEYLILAGFCLNAAVIPLHAWLPDAYPEATVEGAVLMCAFTTKTAVYVLLRGFPGFEILAIFGTAMTVYGVFYAVIENDMRRVLAYHIVSQVGYMVAGIGIGTDLALNGACSHAFAHILYKALLFMGTGAVLYMTGTAKLSKLGGLYKYMPLTMIFYIVGAVSISGFPLFSGFVSKSMITAAAHHEGRITLMMLMNLAGIGTFLSVGLKVTYFAFFSKDEAPIKAKEPPKNMLWAMGLTSALCFFIGIYPQALYQLLPYPNHYNPFTLPHVSEMLQILSFTGLVFFLLVKKLAPEDKMNLDVDIFYRYGARIFMWIDEKIISVIDAFWGELYRTFGLKLLFKNADLSYSFDRHAIDGVVDGSAYSVRGFGGLVRKLQTGRIQAYIGFSIFILFLIMGFVIYGM; from the coding sequence ATGGATAAGTGGATACACCCCGCGACCTTTTATTTTATCGGGAGTCTGCTGCTGCCTTTTATCAAGAATGAAAAGGCGAAGAAGTTTTTTATACTTCTTGTTCCCATCCTTTCCATCATCGATGTTGCCCTCATGCAGGAAGGCATTTTCGGAAAATACAGTTTTGTAAACACAACGCTCATTTTCGGTAGAGTGGATAAGTTAAGCCTTATTTTTGCATGGGTTTTTGTAATTATGGCTTTTCTTGGAGCACTTTATGGACTCCATGTTAAGGAGGACGGACATCACGTTGCAGGCAGTTTCTATATCGGCAGCTCTCTTGGAGCAGTTTTCGCCGGGGATTATTTAACGTTGTTTATCTTCTGGGAGATCATGGCCTTCTCATCGGTATTTCTTGTATGGTACAGAAAAGAGCAAAAATCGATAGATGCAGGATACAGATATCTGCTCGTACACGTTTTCGGAGGTCTCCTGTTCTTTACTGGAATGATGCTCTATTATTATAAAACAGGAAATCTTCTTTTTGACAGAGTAGCACAGGCAAATGCAGGCCTCCCGGAATACCTGATACTTGCGGGATTTTGTCTCAATGCAGCGGTTATACCGCTTCATGCTTGGCTTCCCGATGCATACCCCGAGGCGACTGTGGAAGGGGCCGTGCTAATGTGCGCTTTTACCACAAAAACAGCCGTCTATGTTCTTTTAAGGGGTTTTCCAGGCTTTGAAATTCTTGCTATTTTCGGTACTGCCATGACCGTATACGGCGTTTTTTATGCTGTTATTGAGAATGATATGAGAAGGGTCCTTGCATACCATATAGTAAGCCAGGTAGGGTACATGGTTGCAGGCATAGGCATCGGTACGGATCTTGCTTTAAACGGTGCATGTTCACATGCTTTTGCCCATATACTTTACAAAGCACTTCTTTTTATGGGAACAGGCGCTGTATTATATATGACAGGAACAGCAAAGCTTTCAAAACTGGGCGGGTTATACAAATATATGCCTCTTACTATGATATTCTATATTGTCGGGGCGGTTTCAATCTCGGGGTTCCCTCTTTTCTCTGGTTTTGTGAGTAAATCAATGATTACTGCTGCAGCACACCATGAGGGAAGGATCACATTGATGATGCTCATGAACCTTGCAGGAATCGGTACATTCTTATCTGTAGGTTTAAAGGTTACATATTTTGCTTTCTTCAGTAAGGACGAGGCACCGATTAAGGCAAAAGAGCCGCCGAAAAATATGCTCTGGGCAATGGGTCTTACATCGGCATTATGCTTTTTCATAGGTATTTATCCGCAGGCTTTATATCAGCTGCTACCTTATCCTAATCATTATAATCCTTTTACTCTGCCTCATGTGTCAGAGATGCTGCAAATACTTTCTTTTACAGGCCTCGTGTTCTTCCTGCTTGTGAAGAAGCTTGCGCCGGAAGATAAGATGAACCTCGATGTTGACATTTTCTATCGATACGGTGCACGTATTTTCATGTGGATTGATGAAAAGATTATAAGTGTTATAGATGCTTTCTGGGGTGAGTTGTACAGAACGTTCGGACTGAAACTGCTCTTTAAAAATGCGGATTTGTCATATAGTTTTGACAGACATGCGATAGATGGTGTTGTTGACGGGAGTGCATATAGCGTCAGGGGTTTTGGAGGACTGGTAAGAAAACTGCAAACAGGGAGAATTCAGGCATATATAGGATTCTCCATATTTATACTCTTTTTGATTATGGGGTTCGTGATTTATGGGATGTGA
- a CDS encoding monovalent cation/H+ antiporter subunit D family protein, with translation MIIDSAKPLIPILIVFFVAILIMLSGKRKNVREFWSVAGSILTFLAVASMVPDIMNGNKILYTVSTIAPGISLNFRVDALSLVFGIISSFLWIFATFYNIGYMRALDEHAQTRYYTCFAIAILGAQGVSFSGSLFSLYLFYEVITIFTYPLVAHHQDSEGYAGAKKYIVYLMGTSKGLLLPATILTYVLTGTLDFSDNITKGIFAKGTDSVWITVTYVLFLFGFAKAAIMPLHNWLPSAMVAPTPVSALLHAVAVVKAGVFCICRVMLSVFGTELLQSLNLGIYTAYLVSFTILVASIIALTKDDLKARLAYSTVSQLSYVIIGVALLDPSGIMGGIIHIANHGFSKITLFFCAGAIYVATKKRKISDMEGIGYAMPFTMGAFAIASLSMIGVPPVAGFVSKWYLLNGAMEIHNLPIVIILMTSTILNAGYFAPITIKAFFKGNGVGWSRSNIKEAPLTMVVPLVLAACISVGLGIFPQFFTQLIGRLIP, from the coding sequence ATGATCATCGATAGTGCAAAACCTCTTATCCCGATACTGATTGTCTTTTTTGTCGCGATCCTTATCATGCTCTCAGGAAAACGGAAGAATGTGAGGGAATTCTGGTCTGTTGCAGGTTCTATCCTTACCTTCCTCGCTGTTGCGAGTATGGTGCCCGACATAATGAACGGCAACAAGATTCTTTATACGGTTTCCACGATAGCACCGGGTATATCATTGAATTTCAGAGTGGATGCCCTTTCCCTTGTTTTCGGGATTATATCATCTTTTCTGTGGATATTCGCTACCTTTTACAATATAGGCTATATGAGGGCTCTTGATGAGCATGCTCAGACAAGATATTACACCTGCTTTGCTATTGCAATACTCGGCGCACAAGGCGTTTCTTTTTCGGGAAGTCTCTTTTCTCTCTATTTGTTCTACGAAGTCATCACCATCTTTACCTATCCGCTTGTTGCCCACCACCAGGACTCCGAAGGCTACGCCGGTGCAAAGAAATATATAGTTTATCTGATGGGAACATCAAAGGGCCTGCTGCTGCCTGCGACAATATTGACATATGTATTAACAGGCACTCTGGATTTTTCGGATAACATAACTAAAGGGATTTTTGCAAAAGGGACGGACAGCGTCTGGATTACTGTAACATATGTATTGTTTCTTTTCGGGTTTGCAAAAGCCGCAATTATGCCGCTTCACAACTGGCTGCCTTCTGCAATGGTCGCACCTACGCCGGTAAGCGCCCTGCTCCATGCAGTTGCCGTTGTAAAGGCCGGTGTGTTCTGCATATGTCGTGTTATGCTCTCTGTCTTTGGTACGGAGCTTTTGCAGAGCCTGAATCTTGGCATATATACTGCTTATCTGGTGTCATTTACAATCCTTGTTGCATCGATCATAGCCCTGACAAAGGATGATCTGAAAGCCAGACTTGCCTATTCAACAGTGAGCCAGTTGTCATATGTGATAATCGGAGTAGCACTCCTCGATCCGTCGGGCATTATGGGCGGCATTATACATATTGCAAATCATGGTTTCAGCAAGATTACGCTGTTCTTTTGCGCAGGGGCGATTTATGTGGCAACCAAAAAGAGAAAGATAAGCGACATGGAGGGTATAGGTTATGCAATGCCCTTTACGATGGGCGCTTTTGCTATTGCATCTTTGAGTATGATAGGAGTACCGCCGGTCGCAGGTTTTGTAAGTAAGTGGTATCTGTTAAACGGTGCAATGGAGATACACAACCTTCCCATTGTTATTATTCTTATGACGAGTACGATACTGAATGCCGGATATTTTGCACCTATAACGATCAAGGCATTTTTTAAGGGTAATGGGGTCGGCTGGAGCAGGAGCAATATTAAAGAGGCGCCGCTTACTATGGTTGTGCCCTTAGTGCTTGCAGCCTGTATTTCGGTAGGATTAGGAATATTTCCTCAATTTTTTACACAACTCATCGGGAGACTTATTCCATGA
- the nuoK gene encoding NADH-quinone oxidoreductase subunit NuoK, with product MTGTFIFNNLYIYLFIALFLLCSGILGILYRKTLIGMLISIELIMNGAGLNLVAFNRFASPDNTYGQIFTLFIMGIAAAETAVALGIIILIFRKFGHIEGGKLKEMKD from the coding sequence ATGACAGGCACATTTATCTTTAATAATCTTTATATATACCTGTTCATAGCCCTTTTTCTTTTATGCTCCGGCATACTCGGCATTCTGTACAGAAAAACGCTTATCGGGATGCTTATATCCATAGAGCTTATAATGAACGGAGCAGGGTTGAACCTTGTCGCATTTAACAGATTTGCTTCGCCTGATAATACATACGGGCAAATATTTACACTTTTTATTATGGGGATTGCTGCAGCTGAAACAGCAGTTGCCCTGGGTATTATAATTTTGATCTTCAGGAAGTTCGGACATATTGAAGGCGGAAAGTTAAAGGAGATGAAGGATTAA
- a CDS encoding NADH-quinone oxidoreductase subunit J: MNFAEYIFIVIMLVTMVGALVTVLSGSLIYAMIGLVVTLFGIAGLYIYLNAPFLAMMQILIYVGAITILIAFAIMLAGPMSKRPKEWTTTGKLIASIIISILSFVVLYKGIIRGLWVSGKVQEFTLSTKDIGRALLDKLMLPFELISLLIVVSIIGAIMLALFSRREK; the protein is encoded by the coding sequence ATGAACTTCGCTGAATACATATTTATCGTCATAATGCTGGTTACCATGGTAGGAGCCCTGGTAACGGTTTTATCGGGTTCGCTCATTTACGCAATGATCGGGCTTGTCGTTACCCTTTTTGGTATAGCAGGCCTCTATATCTACCTGAATGCACCTTTTCTGGCAATGATGCAGATACTTATTTATGTAGGCGCAATTACAATCCTTATCGCTTTTGCAATTATGCTTGCCGGCCCCATGTCCAAAAGGCCTAAAGAGTGGACAACTACCGGAAAACTCATTGCATCGATTATCATATCAATCCTTTCTTTTGTAGTACTATATAAGGGTATTATCAGGGGACTATGGGTAAGCGGGAAGGTTCAGGAATTCACTCTGTCAACAAAAGATATCGGCCGGGCGCTTCTTGATAAGCTTATGCTCCCTTTTGAACTTATTTCCCTGTTGATTGTCGTAAGCATTATCGGTGCCATCATGCTCGCACTCTTTTCGAGGAGGGAAAAATGA